The Dethiosulfovibrio peptidovorans DSM 11002 genome has a window encoding:
- a CDS encoding cytidine deaminase, translating into MSPVSVDWPRLAKAASEASTRSWSPYSGFPVGAAILMTDGEIMSGCNVENSSFGLTNCAERTAVFSAVVSGYRKGDFVALAVFTPGDKANSPCGACRQVLAEFFDPSSEVRAFCDGSDELRWTVEGLLPDGFSL; encoded by the coding sequence ATGAGCCCCGTTTCTGTGGACTGGCCCCGTCTGGCGAAAGCGGCCTCCGAGGCCTCGACTAGATCTTGGTCCCCATACAGCGGTTTTCCCGTGGGTGCGGCCATATTGATGACCGATGGGGAGATTATGTCCGGCTGTAACGTGGAGAACTCCTCTTTCGGACTGACCAACTGTGCCGAACGTACCGCCGTATTCTCCGCCGTGGTCTCCGGCTATCGTAAAGGGGACTTCGTGGCCTTGGCGGTATTTACCCCGGGAGATAAGGCCAATTCCCCCTGTGGTGCCTGTCGTCAGGTCCTCGCCGAGTTCTTCGATCCGTCATCGGAGGTTCGTGCCTTCTGCGACGGATCGGACGAGTTGCGGTGGACGGTGGAAGGACTGTTGCCCGATGGCTTCTCCCTTTAA
- a CDS encoding MBL fold metallo-hydrolase — protein MASPFKKITKEYSNVSHVDSLSITILAEDTVLYESPFLGQHGISLYVETLREGVVRKVLVDVGQSPLALVNNMEELSIDLDDLDAVVLTHCHYDHTRGIAQLLAASSSSGIPVIAHPSIFRPHFVVDPEWRDIGMSEEDSAERIEASGGKLVLTSDPMEIFPGLYVSGEVPRLNEVELPPTGLRTSRGGMAVPDRMDDDISLYALVEGGGMTVLTGCAHAGIINILDMGAALFPGESLCGIVGGLHLIEAEPDRIEWTAKTLAERSPSWVGAGHCTGFGGQMALAATLEGKFFPLRTGISIHVDSDGMEMDSIVSILF, from the coding sequence ATGGCTTCTCCCTTTAAAAAGATCACGAAGGAATATTCTAACGTCTCCCATGTGGATAGTCTGTCGATAACGATCCTGGCGGAGGATACAGTCCTATATGAATCGCCCTTTCTCGGACAGCACGGAATTTCCCTTTACGTGGAGACCTTGAGAGAGGGAGTGGTACGTAAGGTCTTGGTGGACGTAGGACAGAGTCCTCTGGCTTTGGTAAACAACATGGAGGAACTGTCGATAGATCTGGACGATCTGGATGCGGTGGTGCTGACCCATTGTCATTACGACCACACGAGAGGAATAGCTCAGCTTCTGGCCGCCTCTTCCTCCAGCGGAATCCCAGTGATCGCTCATCCCAGCATATTCAGGCCCCATTTCGTCGTCGACCCCGAATGGAGAGACATAGGTATGTCCGAGGAGGATTCTGCGGAGCGCATAGAGGCCTCCGGAGGCAAACTGGTCCTCACATCCGATCCTATGGAGATATTCCCCGGACTCTATGTCTCCGGAGAGGTCCCCAGGTTGAACGAGGTGGAGCTTCCACCGACGGGGCTGCGCACCTCCAGAGGAGGCATGGCGGTACCCGATCGTATGGACGACGATATATCTCTCTATGCACTGGTTGAAGGCGGTGGGATGACCGTGCTTACCGGCTGTGCCCACGCCGGTATAATAAACATACTGGATATGGGAGCGGCCCTTTTCCCCGGCGAATCACTGTGCGGCATAGTGGGAGGACTCCACCTCATAGAGGCCGAGCCGGATCGGATAGAGTGGACCGCCAAGACTCTGGCCGAGAGATCTCCCAGCTGGGTCGGGGCGGGGCACTGTACTGGTTTCGGAGGTCAGATGGCTCTGGCGGCCACATTGGAGGGTAAGTTCTTCCCCCTCAGAACCGGCATCTCCATACACGTCGATTCGGACGGAATGGAGATGGATTCGATAGTTTCGATCCTCTTTTAG
- a CDS encoding NifB/NifX family molybdenum-iron cluster-binding protein, protein MYAVAAQGKGSEALVADRFGRAAYFAIFDENGVYLKSLRNDTSSVAHGAGAQAVAMVASEGAKIVIGPQFGPNAESAMRAGGMTAFSASGVSASEAVRLCIAGELKRSV, encoded by the coding sequence ATGTACGCTGTTGCAGCTCAGGGAAAAGGTTCGGAAGCCTTAGTGGCCGATCGTTTCGGGCGAGCCGCTTATTTTGCTATATTTGACGAAAACGGAGTTTATCTCAAGTCCCTCAGAAACGATACATCGTCAGTGGCTCACGGTGCTGGCGCCCAGGCCGTCGCTATGGTCGCATCCGAGGGTGCCAAAATCGTCATAGGGCCCCAGTTTGGTCCCAACGCTGAATCAGCCATGAGGGCCGGTGGAATGACCGCCTTTTCCGCCTCCGGGGTCTCCGCCTCCGAGGCGGTAAGGCTGTGTATCGCCGGGGAGCTCAAGAGGTCGGTGTAG
- a CDS encoding ATP-binding protein, translating into MKEIVIVSGKGGTGKTSVTAALASLASQEGIVLCDADVDAPDLWLLIPPKEQEEIPFMGMDGAEVDEETCIGCGKCRDFCRFDAVAMVDGKARIRQGKCEGCAGCTMVCPVQAISMVPRRQGNWYKADTGKGKLVYARLYPGGENSGMLVTTVKKAAEETAKKEGRPFVLVDGPPGIACPAIAALTGASLAVAVTEPTESGIHDLLRLHQIATKLDVPTAVVLNKWDVTSLAPRVREVCMETGIPILGEIPFSKEIPEAVASAEIPLEPMTPAIQKIWSGITELTK; encoded by the coding sequence ATGAAAGAGATAGTCATAGTAAGCGGCAAAGGTGGCACCGGAAAAACTTCGGTAACAGCCGCTCTGGCCTCTCTTGCCTCTCAGGAAGGGATCGTGCTCTGTGACGCCGACGTCGACGCACCGGACCTGTGGCTGTTGATCCCTCCCAAGGAACAGGAGGAAATCCCCTTCATGGGTATGGACGGCGCCGAGGTGGACGAAGAGACCTGCATAGGATGCGGAAAATGTCGTGATTTCTGTCGTTTCGACGCAGTGGCCATGGTGGACGGCAAGGCCCGCATAAGGCAGGGCAAATGCGAGGGCTGCGCAGGCTGCACCATGGTATGTCCTGTCCAGGCTATATCCATGGTTCCAAGACGACAGGGGAATTGGTACAAGGCCGATACGGGAAAGGGCAAACTGGTCTATGCTAGGCTATATCCCGGAGGGGAGAACAGCGGAATGCTGGTCACCACCGTCAAAAAAGCGGCGGAGGAAACGGCGAAAAAAGAGGGACGCCCCTTCGTCTTGGTGGACGGACCTCCCGGCATAGCCTGCCCGGCCATAGCTGCTCTGACTGGAGCCTCTCTGGCGGTGGCGGTCACTGAACCGACCGAGTCGGGCATACACGACCTGCTCCGACTACATCAGATAGCCACTAAACTGGACGTACCTACAGCGGTCGTACTGAATAAATGGGACGTGACCTCCTTAGCTCCCAGGGTCAGAGAGGTCTGCATGGAAACAGGTATCCCAATACTGGGAGAGATCCCCTTCTCCAAGGAAATCCCCGAAGCGGTGGCTTCCGCCGAGATACCCTTAGAGCCGATGACCCCTGCGATACAGAAAATCTGGTCCGGCATAACGGAGCTGACGAAATAA
- a CDS encoding ATP-binding protein, whose amino-acid sequence MTVLAVASGKGGTGKSCIASSLALAAGQVVAVDADVEEPNLGKLLGMAPKEIYSVSLPMPVFDEKLCKRCGLCAKECRFNALVQFGDLMPRLNEGLCHGCGVCSMVCPHGAITEGSHIIGKVSRDQAEELTFLEGRLDVGCPNPVPVIKSVIDTAKEEGDLIIVDSPPGTACSMVEATEQADYVLLVTEGTPFGMADLKLALEVVSDLRRPAGVVVNRSDLGGSDPEEICRRHDVPVLARIPFSRQVAQVYGLGESPYRGSSLWREQMDHLWDSVKKEARL is encoded by the coding sequence ATGACCGTATTGGCAGTAGCCAGCGGGAAGGGAGGAACCGGCAAGAGTTGCATCGCCTCTTCCTTGGCCTTGGCCGCTGGGCAAGTCGTGGCGGTGGACGCCGACGTCGAGGAGCCCAATCTAGGCAAGCTTTTGGGAATGGCTCCGAAGGAGATATACTCTGTGTCCCTTCCCATGCCCGTTTTCGACGAAAAGCTGTGCAAGAGATGCGGTCTATGCGCCAAGGAATGCCGGTTCAACGCCCTGGTGCAGTTCGGTGATCTCATGCCCAGACTGAACGAAGGACTATGCCATGGTTGCGGCGTTTGTTCCATGGTATGCCCTCATGGGGCGATAACCGAAGGGTCTCATATCATAGGCAAGGTCTCCAGGGATCAAGCAGAAGAACTTACCTTTTTGGAAGGTAGACTCGACGTGGGATGTCCCAACCCGGTACCGGTCATAAAATCCGTAATAGATACGGCCAAGGAAGAGGGAGATCTCATAATAGTGGACTCCCCCCCAGGTACAGCTTGTTCCATGGTCGAGGCAACCGAGCAGGCGGACTATGTGTTGCTGGTCACGGAGGGAACTCCTTTCGGGATGGCTGACCTTAAGCTCGCCCTCGAGGTAGTGTCAGATCTAAGACGTCCGGCAGGTGTCGTGGTAAACCGCAGCGATCTAGGCGGGAGCGATCCCGAGGAGATCTGTCGTCGCCACGACGTACCGGTCCTCGCCAGGATCCCCTTTTCCAGACAGGTAGCTCAGGTCTACGGGCTAGGCGAGTCGCCTTACAGAGGATCGTCCCTCTGGAGAGAGCAGATGGACCACCTCTGGGATTCGGTCAAAAAGGAGGCGAGACTATGA
- a CDS encoding NifB/NifX family molybdenum-iron cluster-binding protein, which yields MKIAFPVENGLICPHFGHAPEFVFVEIKDGVQGKRETETPPKHEPGVLPRWLKENGTDVLVSGGLGSRASEILVSQGIQVITGVTGPIDQAIAKLIDGELKGTGSLCSHDHGDCDH from the coding sequence ATGAAGATAGCTTTTCCAGTTGAAAATGGGCTCATATGCCCTCATTTCGGCCACGCACCGGAGTTCGTATTCGTAGAAATCAAGGACGGAGTTCAGGGAAAAAGGGAGACGGAAACGCCGCCCAAACACGAGCCCGGGGTGCTTCCGAGGTGGCTCAAGGAAAACGGTACGGATGTACTCGTCTCGGGAGGACTGGGCAGCAGAGCGTCGGAGATTCTTGTATCCCAGGGAATTCAGGTTATCACCGGCGTAACCGGCCCGATAGATCAGGCCATAGCCAAACTCATCGACGGTGAACTGAAGGGAACCGGATCTCTCTGCTCTCACGATCACGGAGATTGCGACCACTGA
- a CDS encoding Fur family transcriptional regulator: MNEERFKTKKEEIMAAIKESGFRMTRQRDLIVATVLERIEKEDIAPGMQEILTSVQELDPSIGMATIYRTVEVLSKLGFISLIDQGEGFNRVTLNQGDITIHAFCRNCGKSISIPNEKDLVDSIRELTLCDEFTLLPQAFKICGICDDCRSKGVSLEDLPPGRGRGMGRRCRRRRGYKED, encoded by the coding sequence ATGAACGAGGAAAGATTCAAGACGAAAAAAGAAGAGATAATGGCCGCCATCAAGGAAAGCGGCTTTCGCATGACCCGACAGAGGGATCTCATAGTGGCTACGGTGCTGGAGCGGATAGAGAAAGAGGACATCGCTCCGGGAATGCAGGAGATACTTACGTCGGTCCAGGAGCTGGATCCTTCCATAGGGATGGCCACCATATACAGAACGGTGGAGGTGCTGTCCAAACTGGGATTTATAAGCCTTATAGACCAGGGGGAGGGATTCAACAGGGTCACCCTCAACCAGGGAGATATCACCATACACGCCTTCTGCCGAAACTGCGGTAAATCGATCTCCATACCGAACGAGAAGGACCTGGTCGACTCCATAAGAGAACTGACTCTATGCGACGAATTCACCCTTCTACCTCAGGCCTTCAAGATATGCGGCATATGCGACGATTGCCGCAGCAAGGGCGTCTCATTAGAAGACCTTCCTCCCGGTCGAGGACGGGGAATGGGACGGAGATGCCGAAGGAGACGGGGATATAAGGAAGATTGA
- a CDS encoding TIGR01212 family radical SAM protein (This family includes YhcC from E. coli K-12, an uncharacterized radical SAM protein.) encodes MLYRKWSADLRRRFGYRVQKISLDIGSGCPNRNGLGEGGCVFCDSSGGGNGAWMRGESLELQVRKGMKSAVEHYKAKGCILYFQSYSSTYGPLDRLKEAIEKARVEASRHLPVWGLAVGTRPDLVSGEVVSYLSSLCRSDFEVWLELGVQTTDEDGLKWLRRGHDLTCVEDTLDRCLGESFSVSAHLIAGIPGEREDQLLRSARWLLDRGITGLKFHPLYVLRDTPLEDLYMNGLFEPLSMDRYVSKVAEVLALEGSRFVVQRLTADVWGGRLVAPSWLADKNGVMAAIDEKVRSRLGV; translated from the coding sequence TTGCTGTATAGAAAATGGTCCGCCGATCTGAGACGCAGATTTGGGTACCGTGTCCAGAAGATAAGCCTGGACATAGGTTCCGGTTGCCCCAATAGGAACGGTCTAGGGGAGGGGGGCTGTGTCTTCTGTGATTCGTCCGGGGGAGGTAACGGGGCCTGGATGAGAGGAGAAAGTCTTGAGCTTCAGGTTCGAAAGGGCATGAAATCGGCCGTAGAGCACTACAAGGCTAAAGGCTGTATCCTTTATTTTCAAAGCTATTCATCCACCTACGGTCCTCTGGATAGACTTAAAGAGGCGATCGAAAAAGCCCGAGTCGAGGCCTCTCGTCATCTTCCGGTTTGGGGGTTGGCCGTGGGAACGAGGCCAGATCTCGTCTCGGGCGAGGTCGTTTCCTATCTTTCCTCTCTCTGTAGATCGGACTTTGAGGTTTGGTTGGAGCTGGGGGTGCAGACCACAGACGAGGACGGCCTGAAATGGCTGAGAAGAGGGCACGATCTGACCTGTGTCGAAGATACTCTGGACAGGTGTCTCGGAGAATCTTTTTCAGTGTCGGCACACCTGATAGCAGGCATTCCCGGTGAACGGGAGGATCAGCTTCTCCGTTCGGCCAGGTGGCTTTTGGACCGTGGTATCACCGGCCTCAAGTTCCATCCTCTCTACGTTCTGAGGGATACACCCTTGGAGGATCTTTATATGAACGGACTGTTCGAGCCCCTATCCATGGATCGATACGTCTCGAAGGTCGCCGAAGTTCTGGCCCTGGAGGGCAGTCGCTTCGTGGTTCAGAGGCTCACCGCCGACGTATGGGGCGGACGTCTGGTGGCCCCCTCCTGGTTGGCCGATAAGAACGGAGTTATGGCGGCCATAGACGAGAAGGTGAGGTCGAGGCTTGGGGTATAG
- a CDS encoding TcaA NTF2-like domain-containing protein produces the protein MRMRKFLSFLTLSLVVTALCGISYGVDMSDFIEDYYGALERSVSDGNPDYLSPFLNMDTDYGRETLSWIVRLNRMDATVRFDRLSVGQVVEKDGETRLPVEDVMTITYPDERTKTFSYRRVYGLVNGKIADERSSFDRIFPVLEGKGAEKQVPLTQSGKSESRKEAVIPESAMPENFLPASEEDQASFFIRWNAPIGLFKELAGSAVSEKEMNEIADNMPPVAEGAMVLTVKSDEIASIYGAFRSLEDVDPSDAMRLTVSRMADDEEVLLKPFDEELGKELIPLSIVEFPDDDDMPRLYSALWKQDRKTVLIALSGKGLKEMIDVASGYGKNVDASCRFEGSPQILMKAFVSNELLRSEMDDEMVLYGKAPLDFEVALLGGTEEISLKWFTNAMDLFVDPTVGGALLPTGKGVPLLGDRILGFLSARLARIDRDRLFAALGSSLSSGDMEEFDRGMEQLYEVTGLKVGDLLDLLGGRISLILGARSRSPIGDVPGLFLLMEPEKSDVLVKVAEALPRIYAMVPPVGLKELDLDGWNRAYGMNGMASATVAVGDKRLVLGAVDYEKIGLPGKIPTVLAPILDEDNLAVMAISVADLREAVKDIVDANGIFLQDDEVREGVDAFMEGSSHISSLVMRLSSRQEGSISVKLIK, from the coding sequence ATGAGAATGCGCAAGTTTTTGTCGTTTTTAACCCTTTCCCTGGTGGTAACCGCGCTTTGCGGGATATCCTACGGAGTGGATATGTCGGATTTTATCGAGGATTATTACGGTGCTCTGGAGAGGTCCGTCTCGGACGGCAATCCGGACTATCTCTCTCCGTTTCTGAACATGGATACCGATTACGGCAGAGAGACCCTGTCCTGGATCGTTAGACTCAACCGAATGGATGCGACCGTTCGATTCGATAGGTTATCGGTGGGACAGGTCGTAGAGAAAGACGGAGAGACGAGGCTTCCAGTCGAGGACGTCATGACCATCACCTATCCGGACGAGAGAACCAAGACCTTCTCCTACCGAAGGGTTTACGGTCTGGTAAATGGAAAAATCGCGGACGAAAGATCCAGCTTCGACAGGATTTTTCCCGTTCTGGAGGGGAAAGGTGCGGAAAAACAGGTCCCTCTTACCCAATCCGGCAAGTCTGAGAGTCGGAAGGAGGCCGTCATTCCCGAGTCGGCCATGCCTGAGAACTTTCTCCCCGCTTCCGAGGAGGACCAGGCATCCTTTTTCATTCGTTGGAACGCCCCGATAGGGCTTTTCAAGGAACTGGCAGGCAGCGCCGTTTCCGAGAAGGAGATGAACGAGATAGCCGATAATATGCCTCCGGTCGCCGAGGGAGCGATGGTTCTCACTGTGAAGTCCGACGAGATCGCCTCTATCTACGGTGCCTTCAGGTCCCTGGAGGATGTGGATCCATCCGACGCCATGAGGTTGACCGTGTCCCGTATGGCCGACGACGAGGAGGTGCTTCTTAAGCCATTCGACGAAGAGCTGGGGAAGGAGCTCATCCCTCTTTCCATAGTGGAGTTCCCCGACGACGACGATATGCCCAGGCTCTACTCCGCCTTATGGAAGCAGGACAGGAAGACGGTGCTGATAGCCCTTTCCGGCAAAGGTCTTAAGGAAATGATAGACGTTGCCTCGGGATATGGAAAAAACGTCGACGCAAGCTGTCGTTTCGAGGGATCTCCTCAGATCCTGATGAAGGCCTTCGTTTCCAACGAGCTGCTTCGGTCCGAGATGGACGATGAAATGGTTCTTTACGGTAAGGCCCCTCTGGATTTCGAGGTGGCTTTGCTGGGAGGAACGGAGGAGATCTCTCTCAAATGGTTCACCAACGCCATGGACCTCTTCGTCGATCCCACCGTCGGAGGAGCCCTTCTTCCTACAGGTAAAGGCGTTCCTTTGCTGGGAGATCGGATCCTCGGTTTCCTATCGGCACGATTGGCCAGGATCGATAGGGACAGACTGTTTGCAGCACTCGGTAGCAGCCTTTCCTCCGGAGACATGGAGGAGTTCGACAGAGGAATGGAGCAGCTTTACGAGGTGACGGGACTCAAGGTGGGGGACCTGCTCGATCTTCTGGGTGGTCGGATCTCCCTGATACTTGGGGCCAGGAGCAGAAGTCCCATAGGGGACGTGCCGGGGTTGTTCCTCCTGATGGAGCCTGAGAAATCCGACGTGCTGGTCAAGGTAGCGGAGGCCCTGCCAAGGATATACGCAATGGTCCCCCCCGTCGGCCTGAAAGAGCTGGATTTAGATGGCTGGAACAGGGCCTACGGTATGAACGGCATGGCCAGCGCGACGGTTGCGGTGGGAGATAAACGGTTGGTTCTCGGAGCGGTGGACTACGAGAAGATAGGTCTTCCCGGAAAGATACCTACCGTTCTGGCTCCGATTCTGGACGAGGATAATCTGGCGGTAATGGCGATCTCCGTCGCCGATCTTCGTGAGGCGGTCAAGGATATAGTGGACGCCAACGGTATTTTCCTCCAGGACGACGAAGTCCGAGAAGGGGTCGATGCCTTCATGGAAGGTTCCTCCCATATATCGTCCTTGGTCATGAGGTTGTCCTCCAGGCAGGAGGGCAGTATTTCGGTGAAGTTGATCAAATAG
- the citF gene encoding citrate lyase subunit alpha: MKLDTIVNSIGRKIPRSIPGLGDLAPFDGAFARLNGSYLWSPEARTKKIGAFGDRKLASNLAEAIKRSGLQDGMTISFHHHLRNGDAVLPTIIKAIEELGIKGLTLAPSSLTDAHEIVADAVRRGTIARIHTSGVRGEIGRMISRSEMEIPVMIHSHGGRARAIEEGRISVNVAFLGAPTCDTMGNMTGSTGKSACGTLGYAQIDARNAGHVIAVTDNLVEAPLPHHISIPQYLVDQIVLIDSLGDASRIASGPARISKNPVNLRIAENAFDLIRASGLLVDGCSFQVGAGGASLAVAKYVRDYMRESSVQGGFGIGGITGYMADMLGEGLFRALFDVQSFDAAVTESVAGHPNHVEIDASWYANPFRNCVVNDLDVVVLAALDVDVDFNVDVLTGHDGILRGASGGHSDTAAGSKLSIITIPSIREGVPSIRDQVQTVVTPGETVDAIVTERGICINPRREDLAKLAKDAGLPVKDISRLKAEIEKMTGVPDPVEFDDEIVGVVEYRDGTIVDSIRKVR, encoded by the coding sequence TTGAAGCTGGACACGATCGTGAATTCAATAGGGAGAAAGATCCCCCGTTCCATCCCAGGGCTTGGAGATCTGGCCCCTTTCGACGGGGCTTTCGCCAGACTGAACGGATCCTATCTCTGGTCCCCTGAGGCTAGGACCAAAAAGATAGGAGCTTTCGGAGACCGCAAGCTGGCCTCAAACCTCGCCGAGGCAATTAAGAGATCTGGACTTCAGGACGGTATGACTATATCATTCCACCATCACCTCAGAAACGGCGACGCGGTACTTCCGACGATCATAAAGGCCATCGAGGAACTGGGAATAAAGGGACTGACCCTGGCTCCCAGTTCCCTGACCGACGCACACGAGATAGTGGCCGATGCGGTCCGACGGGGAACCATAGCCAGGATACACACCTCCGGTGTAAGAGGCGAGATAGGCAGGATGATATCCCGAAGCGAGATGGAGATTCCCGTGATGATACACAGTCACGGAGGGAGAGCCAGGGCTATCGAAGAAGGGCGCATCTCGGTGAACGTGGCGTTTCTCGGTGCTCCCACCTGCGACACCATGGGCAACATGACGGGCTCCACCGGTAAGTCCGCCTGCGGAACCCTGGGCTACGCCCAGATAGACGCTAGAAACGCCGGACACGTCATAGCTGTCACGGACAACCTCGTGGAGGCTCCTCTACCCCACCACATATCGATTCCCCAGTATCTGGTGGACCAGATAGTACTGATCGACTCTCTAGGTGACGCATCCAGGATAGCCTCCGGTCCTGCCAGAATATCCAAGAACCCGGTCAACCTGAGGATAGCTGAGAACGCCTTCGACCTGATCAGGGCCTCCGGGCTTCTGGTGGACGGATGCTCCTTCCAGGTGGGAGCGGGAGGAGCCAGTCTCGCCGTGGCCAAGTACGTCAGGGACTACATGAGGGAGAGCTCCGTCCAGGGAGGCTTCGGTATTGGGGGTATCACCGGCTACATGGCGGACATGCTCGGCGAGGGGCTTTTCAGAGCGCTTTTCGACGTACAGAGCTTCGACGCAGCCGTCACCGAGTCGGTGGCGGGACACCCCAACCACGTGGAGATAGACGCTTCCTGGTACGCCAACCCCTTTAGAAACTGCGTCGTGAACGACCTGGACGTGGTGGTTCTGGCGGCTCTGGACGTGGACGTGGATTTCAACGTCGACGTACTGACCGGCCACGACGGGATACTCAGAGGCGCATCGGGAGGGCATTCCGACACAGCGGCGGGGTCGAAGCTCTCGATAATAACCATACCTTCCATAAGGGAGGGAGTACCGTCCATAAGGGATCAGGTACAGACGGTGGTAACCCCGGGAGAGACGGTGGACGCCATAGTAACAGAGAGGGGAATCTGCATAAATCCCCGAAGGGAGGATCTGGCGAAGCTCGCCAAAGACGCCGGCCTTCCTGTGAAGGACATAAGTCGGCTCAAGGCCGAGATAGAGAAGATGACCGGTGTTCCCGATCCTGTGGAGTTCGACGACGAAATCGTAGGAGTGGTCGAATACAGAGACGGAACTATAGTGGACTCTATAAGAAAGGTCCGCTGA
- a CDS encoding HpcH/HpaI aldolase/citrate lyase family protein, which produces MTKTARRRPRRSLLYVPGNNPAMVQNCSVYGADGVLLDLEDAVAVTEKDAARHLVSQALVDLPFDGVEKVVRINGRDTRFFEDDLKAIVPAKPDSIRLPKTESPEDIVEADRIISELERGNDIPVGSIEIHAMLETALALINAYSIATSSPRVTALTLGGQDLAADLGIARSREGTELLYARSHVILAAKAAGKEALDTVFTDVNDQEGLEAECRLAVQLGFSGKAAIHPSQIGTIHRAYRPNEKKLIKAIRVVKAAKDAEAKGLGVIAVDGKMVDAPVVAQANRTIELAKLSGMEVSL; this is translated from the coding sequence ATGACGAAGACAGCGAGAAGAAGACCTCGTCGCTCTCTTCTCTACGTACCGGGCAACAATCCGGCTATGGTACAGAACTGCAGCGTATACGGGGCCGACGGGGTACTGCTTGATCTGGAGGACGCCGTCGCCGTTACCGAAAAGGACGCGGCCAGACATCTGGTCTCCCAGGCCCTTGTGGATCTTCCCTTCGACGGAGTGGAAAAGGTCGTCAGGATAAACGGCAGAGACACCCGATTTTTCGAGGACGATCTTAAGGCCATAGTTCCTGCCAAACCGGACAGCATAAGGCTACCGAAGACAGAATCCCCTGAGGACATCGTCGAGGCGGACCGCATAATCTCCGAGCTGGAGAGGGGAAACGATATACCGGTGGGATCGATAGAGATCCACGCCATGCTTGAGACCGCCTTGGCCCTCATCAACGCCTACTCCATCGCGACGTCATCTCCCAGGGTCACGGCCCTTACCCTGGGAGGGCAGGACCTGGCGGCTGACCTGGGGATAGCCCGATCCAGAGAGGGGACCGAACTGCTCTACGCCAGAAGCCACGTCATACTGGCTGCGAAAGCGGCGGGCAAGGAGGCTTTGGACACGGTATTCACAGACGTAAACGATCAGGAAGGGCTGGAGGCCGAATGCCGTCTGGCTGTACAACTGGGATTCTCCGGCAAGGCAGCCATACATCCGTCTCAAATAGGGACGATACACAGGGCCTATAGACCGAACGAAAAGAAACTTATTAAGGCGATAAGGGTAGTCAAGGCAGCTAAAGACGCCGAGGCGAAGGGACTGGGAGTCATCGCGGTGGACGGTAAGATGGTGGACGCTCCGGTGGTGGCTCAAGCCAACAGAACCATCGAGCTGGCCAAGCTCTCCGGGATGGAGGTATCGCTTTGA